One part of the Anopheles coustani chromosome 2, idAnoCousDA_361_x.2, whole genome shotgun sequence genome encodes these proteins:
- the LOC131263506 gene encoding protein dimmed-like — MSSAYVQQQYNHSAMYGGGSVMGVGGGGMLENSVYNQYNPMNSMNSNGHCYGYGTDSGASEGYHSPGPVSSPESYFNNTSPAEYSPASPYTNYGYCSAGSNVGVHGSVSTVPNGANNGSCDPYYGYTSNSFKTACPTVPQYRTPMTEPSANSYERPSMSDFPKRELTTVSQESQNTVQPTIVVTAGKRPPATAPLAHSAGPYYNPYALPVARIGCSPTHSSGSSVSPTPSQCSGQSVGIVQPEVVKKRRLAANARERRRMNSLNDAFDRLRDVVPSLGNDRKLSKFETLQMAQTYIAALNELLSRD; from the coding sequence ATGAGTTCGGCTTACGTGCAGCAGCAGTACAACCATTCGGCCATGTACGGAGGTGGCAGTGTGAtgggtgttggtggtggtgggatgcTGGAGAACTCCGTTTACAACCAGTACAATCCCATGAACTCTATGAACAGCAATGGTCACTGCTACGGCTATGGCACGGACAGTGGTGCCTCGGAGGGCTACCATAGTCCTGGGCCGGTGTCGAGTCCAGAATCGTACTTCAACAACACTAGTCCGGCCGAGTATAGCCCAGCTAGTCCTTACACCAACTACGGATACTGCAGCGCTGGATCCAACGTGGGTGTGCATGGAAGTGTGTCTACGGTGCCGAACGGTGCCAACAATGGATCTTGTGATCCTTACTACGGCTACACCTCGAACAGCTTCAAAACGGCCTGTCCAACGGTTCCCCAATACCGCACTCCTATGACCGAGCCTAGTGCTAACTCCTACGAAAGGCCATCGATGAGTGACTTCCCAAAACGGGAACTAACCACCGTCAGTCAAGAATCCCAGAACACAGTTCAACCCACGATCGTCGTCACTGCCGGTAAACGACCACCTGCTACGGCTCCACTAGCACATTCTGCAGGTCCATACTATAACCCTTACGCGTTACCAGTCGCCCGGATCGGATGTAGTCCAACGCACAGCTCAGGCAGCTCCGTCTCACCGACTCCCTCGCAGTGTAGCGGTCAGTCTGTCGGCATCGTTCAGCCGGAGGTCGTGAAGAAACGCCGCCTGGCAGCAAACGCTCGCGAGCGGCGAAGAATGAACAGCCTCAATGACGCATTCGACCGTCTGCGGGATGTGGTTCCTTCGCTCGGGAACGATCGGAAGCTGTCCAAGTTTGAAACGCTCCAGATGGCACAGACATACATTGCGGCACTGAACGAACTACTCTCGAGAGACTAA
- the LOC131263504 gene encoding probable ATP-dependent RNA helicase DDX23, which translates to MVNEKSRRSRSRERDTRQDRDRDRDRERDRERDRERERERDRDRERDRDWDRRRERERDRHVPMRERLGDRDRNERDRERERDRERDRDRTDDKDKPKKDKLEEEQEEELKKGEGKPGKPEAKKEPLSLEELLSKKKAEEAARSKPVFITKEQRAAEALKRRQEEVAAIKAAAFANVPKFGDVPVTTLLNREKRDPLDKYDRRDRERKAIEDREKDKDNDKRRGGAAAGGGGGGGGVETEPVVKDKEKEQEAIRERYLGIVKKKRRVRRLNDRKFVFDWDAGEDTSLDYNNLYKERHHVQFYGRGHVAGIDIKEQKRKQSKFYGDLLEKRRTEAEKEQEKVRLKKVKKKEEKQKWDDRHWSEKDVDEMTERDWRIFREDYNITIKGGKIPNPIRNWTESGFPKEILEIIDKVGYKDPTPIQRQAIPIGLQNRDIIGIAETGSGKTLAFLIPLLTWIQSLPKIERQETADQGPYAIILAPTRELAQQIEEETQKFGTPLGIRTVVVVGGLSREEQGFRLRLGCEIVIATPGRLIDVLENRYLVLNQCTYIVMDEADRMIDMGFEPDVQKILEYMPVTNLKPDTEEAEDASKLMENFNTKKKYRQTVMFTATMPPAVERLARTYLRRPATVYIGSIGKPTERTEQIIHIMGENDKRKKLMEILSRGVEPPCIIFVNQKKGADVLAKGLEKLGYNACTLHGGKGQEQREYALASLKNGSKDILVATDVAGRGIDIKDVSLVINYDMAKTIEDYTHRIGRTGRAGKTGCAISFCTKDDSHLFYDLKQMLMSSPVSVCPPELMNHPDAQHKPGTVVTKKRREEKIFA; encoded by the coding sequence ATGGTGAACGAGAAAAGCCGAAGGTCTCGGTCCCGTGAACGGGACACTCGCCAAGATCGAGACCGGGATCGTGACCGGGAACGTGACCGGGAAAGAGATCGCGAACGCGAACGCGAGCGAGACCGAGACCGGGAGCGGGACCGTGACTGGGACCGACGGCGAGAACGTGAACGGGACCGCCACGTCCCGATGCGGGAGCGGTTGGGGGACCGCGATCGCAACGAGCGAGACCGTGAGCGGGAACGAGACCGTGAGCGGGATCGGGACAGGACGGATGACAAGGATAAGCCAAAGAAAGACAAACTGGAAGAGGAGCAAGAGGAAGAGCTTAAgaagggggaaggaaaaccagGAAAACCGGAGGCAAAGAAGGAACCGCTCTCGCTGGAGGAGCTGCTGTCAAAGAAAAAGGCAGAAGAAGCAGCTCGGAGCAAGCCAGTCTTCATAACAAAAGAACAGCGTGCAGCCGAAGCGCTGAAGCGTCGACAGGAAGAAGTGGCCGCCATTAAAGCTGCTGCCTTTGCAAACGTGCCAAAGTTTGGTGATGTTCCTGTGACCACGCTGCTGAACCGCGAGAAACGCGATCCGCTCGATAAGTATGATCGCAGGGATCGCGAGCGGAAAGCCATCGAAGACCGGGAGAAGGATAAAGATAACGACAAGCGACGCGGAGGAgcagctgctggtggtggcggtggtggtggtggtgtggaaaCTGAACCAGTGGTTAAGGACAAGGAAAAGGAACAGGAAGCTATCCGGGAGCGGTACTTGGGTATTGTGAAGAAAAAGCGACGCGTGCGGCGTCTAAACGATCGCAAATTTGTCTTTGATTGGGACGCCGGCGAGGACACGTCGCTAGACTACAACAATCTGTACAAGGAGCGCCATCACGTGCAGTTCTACGGTCGGGGTCATGTCGCTGGTATCGATATTAAAGAGCAAAAGCGTAAACAGAGTAAATTTTACGGCGATTTACTGGAGAAGCGTCGCACGGAGGCGGAGAAGGAGCAGGAAAAAGTCCGTCTGAAAaaggtgaagaaaaaggaagaaaagcaaaaatggGATGATCGACACTGGTCGGAGAAGGATGTGGATGAGATGACGGAGCGTGATTGGCGTATCTTCCGAGAGGACTATAATATCACGATCAAGGGTGGCAAGATACCGAATCCTATACGAAACTGGACAGAATCCGGCTTCCCGAAGGAAATCCTTGAAATTATCGATAAGGTGGGATACAAGGATCCGACTCCGATCCAGCGGCAGGCCATTCCTATAGGCTTGCAAAACCGAGATATCATCGGTATTGCCGAGACAGGTTCCGGTAAGACGCTGGCCTTCCTCATTCCGTTGCTCACATGGATTCAATCATTGCCTAAGATTGAACGACAGGAAACGGCAGACCAAGGCCCGTACGCAATCATTCTGGCGCCGACGCGTGAGTTGGCACAGCAGATCGAAGAGGAAACGCAAAAGTTCGGTACCCCGCTGGGCATCCGAACAGTGGTCGTGGTCGGTGGGTTGTCTCGTGAGGAGCAGGGCTTCCGGCTACGATTGGGCTGTGAAATCGTCATTGCCACCCCGGGTCGGTTGATCGACGTGCTGGAGAACCGCTACCTGGTGCTGAACCAGTGCACGTACATCGTTATGGACGAGGCGGATCGTATGATTGACATGGGCTTCGAACCGGACGTGCAAAAGATTCTCGAGTATATGCCGGTTACGAACCTTAAGCCGGACACGGAGGAAGCGGAGGACGCCTCGAAGTTGATGGAAAATTTCAACACGAAGAAAAAATACCGCCAAACGGTGATGTTTACCGCGACGATGCCTCCGGCTGTGGAGCGCCTCGCACGAACATACCTGCGCCGGCCGGCCACGGTGTACATCGGTTCGATCGGCAAGCCGACGGAGCGCACAGAACAGATCATCCACATTATGGGTGAAAACGACAAGCGTAAGAAGCTGATGGAGATTCTTTCACGCGGTGTCGAACCACCGTGCATCATTTTCGTCAACCAGAAGAAGGGCGCGGACGTACTGGCAAAGGGCCTGGAAAAGCTTGGCTACAACGCTTGCACTTTGCACGGTGGCAAGGGACAGGAGCAGCGTGAGTACGCGCTTGCCTCGCTCAAGAACGGCTCGAAAGACATTCTGGTTGCCACCGACGTGGCCGGTCGTGGTATCGACATCAAGGACGTTTCGCTCGTCATCAACTACGACATGGCGAAGACGATCGAGGACTACACGCATCGTATTGGTCGTACGGGTCGTGCTGGCAAGACTGGTTGTGCGATTTCCTTCTGCACCAAGGACGACAGCCATCTGTTCTACGATCTGAAGCAGATGCTCATGTCTAGCCCGGTTTCGGTGTGTCCACCGGAGCTGATGAACCACCCCGATGCACAGCACAAACCGGGCACCGTCGTCACCAAAAAGcggcgagaagaaaaaatatttgctTAA
- the LOC131263501 gene encoding structural maintenance of chromosomes protein 4 — protein sequence MNSAKKARPGRPGGVPKKAPHQEQQQQPMDADVDDDACLSEDEEGGTRIGGIYIPPPVPPYCSTECKGPRLIIECISNYNFKSYAGHVMLGPFHQRFSAIIGPNGSGKSNVIDSMLFVFGYRAQKIRSKKLSVLLHNSSKHPNTNSCTVGVHFKQIIDKEDGTFDEVPNSGFVVARTAFRDNSSYYTIDNKRVHFKEVSKLLKHHGIDLDHNRFLILQGEVESIAMMKSKAQTENECGLLEYLEDIVGTTRYKQPLLKINERVEALNEERTEKHNRCKLAEREMKDLEKPMEEAVEFLRQENTLTRTKNQQIQKYISEQKRKIGEFEVERDQAAGLLAKHDETYDAIKTERVEKEKLVREEIKQYDALVASKEAKEMALKNSLDKYAKVQANMRNTNERRKKTLVQIEKEKEKLKDLLTVPVKNQNEIEESEKKIESLTKQKTEVEATLTANLETLKDETKVLLEEKEKLQTELIELTRAVDESKSALALAESELKICQSSEVSEQRKLQSLRYSFEDSQKTLEEKRARLQTLEEALPIGKAELEAAQQKLVENGNEEKELRQQLRVVQGKLQEATSVMQSTRSHGKVLDALMRQKNEGRIPGILGRLGNLGGIDARYDVAISTCCGYLDHIVVETVNTAQACIDFLKQHDIGRASFIALEKIQQYRQYCRNTIQTPENVPRLFDLIRVEDERVLPAFYFALRDTLVAENLDQGQRIAYGRQRFRVVTVGGDVIETSGTMSGGGRSQQRGRMGTQVQTKTSASEPAGVSSREIEQLQIRAQDIQSQINYLQEQQGELETNIQQLTAKVKGLEMELKRMRMDVKSLQEQMPRLKEQLDYQEERVARTHSDPEKVRALEAKVAECTKAHKSSSAKADKLQAEVDRYTEQINEITNSKVKVLQTKIANFGKQIDKLAANISKLTVEIKTSERNVKKSEDKIKSMEEEVEAAKQSIREGNDERSQLEEEANQLKVDLEEVKVAIEKAHEGSSSIKKEIVALQKREAEGKMKRLEFEQILQTIEAKLQETKDTLPHWRDKLKPLKLHEIPGESAPEPLKEYSEEELSSYKLPDLQYQISILEEKLNSNKPNLSVIDEFLKKQEAYLSRVKVLEEITAKRNEMRQLHDDVRKKRFNEFMLGFHIITKKLKEMYQMITLGGDAELELVDSMDPFNEGIVFSVRPPKKSWKMISNLSGGEKTLSSLALVFALHYYKPSPLYVMDEIDAALDFKNVSIVAHYIKERTKNAQFIIISLRSNMFELSDYLVGIYKVSDCTNSVTIGNDPPKFESHIGASQQPTQQFGYNDQSINLHEESVAASVEDTEKSTAASEGAQSPSVLNGDVEKEAVAGNNSDDTVESAVQESSPDVRQAEPMEVDEGVQ from the exons ATGAACAGTGCCAAAAAAGCACGCCCTGGGCGTCCTGGTGGTGTTCCGAAAAAAGCACCACatcaagaacaacaacaacaaccgatgGACGCCGATGTTGACGACGATGCATGCCTGTCGGAAGACGAGGAAGGAGGCACTCGCATCGGGGGTATATACATTCCTCCTCCAGTTCCTCCGTACTGCTCGACCGAATGCAAAGGACCGCGGCTGATCATAGAATGTATTTCGAATTACAATTTCAAAAGCTACGCCGGCCACGTTATGCTTGGCCCATTCCATCAACGGTTCTCCGCGATCATCGGTCCCAATGGCAGCGGCAAAAGTAACGTGATCGATTCGATGCTGTTCGTCTTCGGCTACCGGGCACAGAAGATCCGCTCGAAGAAACTCTCGGTGCTGCTGCATAATTCCTCGAAACATCCCAACACGAACAGCTGCACCGTTGGGGTGCACTTCAAGCAGATTATTGACAAAGAGGATGGCACGTTCGATGAGGTGCCGAACAGTGGATTCGTCGTCGCACGGACGGCTTTCCGCGACAATTCCTCGTACTACACGATCGACAACAAGCGGGTACACTTTAAGGAGGTGTCGAAGCTGCTGAAACACCACGGCATCGACCTGGACCATAACCGGTTTCTCATCCTTCAGGGTGAGGTAGAATCGATTGCGATGATGAAATCCAAGGCACAAACGGAGAATGAATGCGGGCTGCTCGAGTACCTGGAGGACATTGTCGGTACGACGCGCTATAAACAACCGCTGCTGAAGATCAACGAACGCGTTGAGGCATTGAACGAGGAGCGCACAGAGAAGCACAACCGCTGCAAGCTAGCCGAGCGCGAAATGAAGGACCTCGAGAAACCGATGGAAGAAGCGGTCGAATTCCTTCGGCAAGAGAACACACTGACGCGCACGAAAAACCAGCAGATCCAAAAGTACATCAGTGAGCAGAAGCGCAAGATTGGCGAGTTCGAGGTGGAGCGAGACCAAGCGGCGGGCCTTCTCGCCAAGCACGACGAAACGTATGATGCCATCAAGACGGAGCGGGTGGAAAAGGAGAAGCTAGTGAGGGAGGAAATCAAACAGTATGACGCATTGGTGGCCTCAAAAGAAGCGAAAGAGATGGCACTGAAGAACTCGCTCGACAAGTACGCCAAGGTGCAGGCAAACATGCGAAACACGAACGAACGACGTAAGAAAACGCTCGTACAGAtcgagaaggaaaaggaaaagctgaAGGATCTGCTGACGGTTCCGGTGAAAAACCAGAATGAGATCGAAGAGTCGGAGAAAAAGATCGAATCTCTCACGAAACAGAAGACGGAAGTGGAGGCCACACTAACGGCCAACCTGGAAACACTTAAGGACGAAACGAAGGTGTTACttgaggaaaaggaaaagctacAAACCGAGCTGATCGAGCTAACGCGCGCCGTGGACGAAAGTAAGTCGGCCCTGGCGTTGGCCGAGTCGGAGCTAAAAATTTGCCAATCGAGCGAGGTGTCGGAGCAGCGCAAGCTCCAAAGTCTCCGCTATTCGTTCGAGGACTCGCAGAAAACGCTGGAAGAGAAACGGGCACGCTTGCAAACCCTCGAAGAAGCACTACCTATCGGCAAGGCAGAGTTGGAGGCGGCCCAACAGAAGCTGGTCGAAAATGGCAATGAGGAGAAGGAACTACGCCAACAGCTACGAGTGGTGCAGGGAAAGCTGCAAGAAGCAACCAGCGTCATGCAGTCGACGCGCTCGCACGGAAAAGTGTTGGACGCGTTGATGCGCCAGAAGAACGAAGGGCGCATTCCCGGCATTCTCGGAAGGCTGGGCAATCTCGGCGGTATCGATGCGCGCTACGACGTTGCCATTTCAACGTGCTGCGGCTACCTGGACCACATCGTCGTTGAGACGGTCAACACGGCGCAGGCTTGCATCGACTTCCTGAAGCAGCACGATATCGGTCGGGCGTCTTTTATTGCGTTGGAAAAAATTCAACAATATCGACAGTACTGTCGCAACACGATACAGAC GCCCGAAAACGTTCCCAGGCTGTTCGATTTGATCCGCGTGGAAGATGAACGAGTCCTGCCGGCATTCTACTTTGCCCTTCGCGATACACTGGTGGCCGAAAATCTCGACCAGGGCCAGCGGATCGCCTACGGCCGACAGCGGTTCCGCGTCGTCACAGTCGGTGGTGACGTGATTGAAACATCCGGTACGATGTCGGGCGGTGGCCGCTCGCAGCAGCGTGGTCGCATGGGCACCCAGGTGCAGACAAAAACTTCTGCCAGCGAGCCGGCCGGTGTTTCCAGCCGCGAAATCGAGCAGCTGCAAATCCGCGCCCAAGACATCCAATCGCAGATCAACTACCTACAGGAGCAACAGGGCGAGCTGGAAACCAACATCCAGCAGCTAACGGCCAAGGTGAAGGGGCTCGAGATGGAGCTGAAGCGTATGCGCATGGACGTCAAGAGCCTGCAGGAGCAGATGCCGCGGCTGAAGGAGCAGCTCGACTATCAGGAGGAGCGCGTCGCCCGGACCCACTCCGATCCGGAGAAGGTCCGTGCGCTGGAGGCGAAGGTAGCAGAGTGCACCAAGGCCCACAAGAGCTCAAGTGCCAAGGCGGACAAATTGCAGGCCGAAGTCGACCGGTACACGGAACAGATTAACGAGATCACCAACAGCAAGGTGAAAGTGCTGCAGACGAAGATCGCCAACTTCGGGAAGCAGATCGATAAGCTGGCGGCCAACATCTCGAAGCTCACCGTCGAAATCAAAACGTCCGAGCGTAACGTCAAAAAGTCGGAGGATAAGATCAAAAGCATGGAGGAAGAGGTCGAGGCTGCCAAGCAATCGATCCGCGAGGGAAACGACGAACGATCACAGCTGGAAGAGGAAGCGAACCAACTGAAGGTGGATCTGGAGGAGGTAAAGGTTGCGATCGAGAAAGCTCACGAGGGCTCGTCTAGCATCAAGAAGGAAATCGTGGCGTTGCAGAAGCGCGAAGCGGAGGGCAAAATGAAGCGGCTCGAGTTCGAACAGATTCTGCAAACGATCGAAGCGAAACTGCAAGAAACTAAAGACACGTTGCCCCATTGGCGGGATAAG CTGAAACCACTTAAATTACATGAAATTCCGGGCGAATCTGCACCAGAACCATTGAAAGAGTACAGCGAGGAGGAGTTAAGCAGCTACAAACTGCCCGACCTACAATACCAAATATCCATCCTCGAGGAGAAGCTCAACTCGAACAAACCGAACCTGTCCGTGATCGACGAGTTCCTCAAGAAGCAGGAAGCGTACCTAAGCCGCGTTAAGGTGCTGGAGGAGATAACGGCCAAACGTAACGAGATGCGCCAGCTGCACGACGACGTGCGCAAGAAGCGGTTCAACGAGTTCATGCTCGGATTCCACATCATCACCAAGAAGCTGAAGGAGATGTACCAGATGATTACGCTCGGGGGTGATGCCGAGCTTGAGCTGGTGGACTCGATGGATCCGTTCAACGAGGGCATCGTGTTTAGCGTACGCCCACCGAAGAAGTCATGGAAGATGATTTCGAACCTTTCCGGTGGTGAGAAAACGTTGTCCTCGTTGGCACTGGTGTTTGCCCTGCATTACTACAAACCCTCGCCACTGTATGTGATGGACGAGATCGATGCGGCGCTCGATTTTAAGAATGTCTCTATCGTGGCACATTATATAAAG GAACGTACGAAAAATGCCcaatttatcattatctccCTGCGCTCGAATATGTTCGAATTGTCGGACTATCTGGTCGGCATTTATAAGGTGAGCGATTGCACCAATTCCGTCACGATCGGGAATGATCCTCCGAAATTTGAGTCGCACATCGGCGCATCACAGCAGCCAACGCAACAATTTGGCTACAACGACCAGAGCATAAACCTTCATGAGGAATCCGTGGCCGCTTCAGTAGAGGATACCGAGAAAAGCACGGCAGCATCCGAAGGAGCCCAATCACCATCTGTTTTAAATGGGGACGTGGAAAAAGAAGCCGTTGCTGGAAATAATTCCGATGACACCGTAGAATCAGCCGTGCAAGAGAGTTCGCCCGATGTTAGACAGGCAGAACCGATGGAGGTTGACGAAGGAGTGCAGTAG
- the LOC131263507 gene encoding plasminogen receptor (KT) has protein sequence MGSFFSHPSGVEVIKKNQEYISEMNKIKMERWIQMHYQMKERETAMEISKAREMFYWLASFYVVSTVGMVGRFRTTKRPGTLAPIVPLSFVVAYYADLAYGTKIHRIQAEAEMIMHNEPELLEWPSGLPTVSEIDSARLEIDDKIRLHPHQL, from the exons ATGGGAAGTTTCTTTTCGCATCCTTCCGGTGTGGAAGTGATTAAAAAGAACCAGGAATACATTTCCGAGATGAACAAAATAAAG ATGGAGCGCTGGATTCAAATGCACTATCAGATGAAGGAACGCGAAACAGCGATGGAAATATCGAAGGCACGCGAAATGTTCTACTGGCTGGCTTCGTTCTACGTTGTGTCGACCGTCGGGATGGTTGGGCGCTTTCGCACGACGAAGCGTCCGGGAACGCTGGCACCAATTGTTCCGCTTTCGTTTGTCGTCGCATACTACGCCGATCTGGCGTACGGTACTAAAATTCACCGAATACAAG CGGAAGCCGAAATGATTATGCACAACGAACCGGAGCTGCTCGAGTGGCCGAGCGGGCTTCCGACGGTATCGGAAATCGATTCCGCAAGGTTGGAAATTGACGATAAAATACGACTACATCCTCACCAGCTGTAA
- the LOC131262998 gene encoding enolase isoform X1 has product MIRGIISKMPFQSIKARQIFDSRGNPTVEVDLVTDLGLFRAAVPSGASTGVHEALELRDNEKANWHGKGVLKAVENINKTIAPAVLASGLCVTQQKELDELMLKLDGTENKSKLGANAILGVSLAICKAGAAKKGVPLYKHIADLAGNSNIILPVPAFNVINGGSHAGNKLAMQEFMILPTGATSFTEAMKIGSEVYHHLKNVIKAKFGLDATAVGDEGGFAPNILENKEALNLIQDAIAKAGYTGKVEIGMDVAASEFHKDGKYDLDFKNPKSDASAWLTPDALEQLYQGFIKDFPIVSIEDPFDQDHWDAWSKITANTTIQIVGDDLTVTNPKRIATAVEKKACNCLLLKVNQIGSVTESINAHLLAKKNGWGTMVSHRSGETEDTFIADLVVGLSTGQIKTGAPCRSERLAKYNQILRIEEELGAGAKYAGKSFRHPQ; this is encoded by the exons ATGATTCGAGGAATTAT AAGCAAAATGCCGTTCCAGAGCATCAAGGCCCGTCAAATTTTCGACTCCCGCGGTAACCCAACCGTTGAGGTCGATCTGGTCACCGATCTTGGCCTGTTCCGTGCCGCCGTCCCGTCCGGTGCGTCCACTGGCGTCCACGAGGCGCTGGAGCTGCGCGACAACGAGAAGGCCAACTGGCATGGCAAGGGTGTCCTGAAGGCGGTTGAGAACATCAACAAGACCATTGCACCGGCCGTTCTTGCTTCGGGTCTCTGCGTTACCCAGCAGAAGGAG CTTGATGAACTGATGCTGAAGCTTGACGGAACCGAGAACAAGTCGAAGCTTGGAGCTAACGCCATTTTGGGTGTGTCGCTGGCCATCTGCAAGGCTGGCGCAGCCAAGAAGGGAGTGCCGCTGTACAAGCACATTGCCGATCTGGCTGGAAACAGCAACATCATCCTGCCGGTGCCGGCCTTCAACGTCATCAACGGTGGTAGCCATGCCGGCAACAAGCTGGCCATGCAGGAGTTCATGATCCTGCCGACCGGTGCTACCTCGTTCACCGAGGCGATGAAGATTGGCAGCGAGGTGTACCATCATCTCAAGAACGTGATCAAGGCCAAGTTCGGACTGGACGCGACGGCCGTCGGTGATGAGGGTGGTTTCGCCCCGAACATTCTGGAGAACAAGGAGGCCCTGAACCTGATCCAGGATGCCATCGCAAAGGCTGGCTACACCGGCAAGGTTGAGATCGGTATGGACGTCGCCGCTTCGGAGTTCCACAAGGACGGCAAGTACGATCTGGACTTCAAGAACCCGAAGTCAGACGCGAGCGCCTGGTTGACCCCGGACGCGCTCGAGCAGCTGTACCAGGGCTTCATCAAGGACTTCCCGATCGTGAGCATTGAGGATCCGTTCGACCAGGACCACTGGGACGCGTGGAGCAAGATCACCGCCAACACGACCATCCAGATCGTCGGCGATGATCTGACGGTGACCAACCCGAAGCGCATCGCGACTGCGGTCGAGAAGAAGGCCTGCAACTGCCTGCTGCTGAAGGTCAACCAGATTGGCTCGGTTACCGAATCGATCAATGCGCATCTGCTGGCGAAGAAGAACGGCTGGGGTACCATGGTGTCGCATCGTTCCGGCGAAACGGAGGATACGTTCATCGCCGATCTCGTCGTCGGTCTGAGCACTGGCCAGATCAAGACGGGAGCCCCGTGCCGGTCGGAGCGTTTGGCCAAGTACAACCAGATTCTGCGCATCGAGGAGGAGCTCGGCGCTGGCGCTAAGTACGCTGGCAAGAGCTTCCGCCACCCGCAGTAA
- the LOC131262998 gene encoding enolase isoform X2, with protein sequence MPFQSIKARQIFDSRGNPTVEVDLVTDLGLFRAAVPSGASTGVHEALELRDNEKANWHGKGVLKAVENINKTIAPAVLASGLCVTQQKELDELMLKLDGTENKSKLGANAILGVSLAICKAGAAKKGVPLYKHIADLAGNSNIILPVPAFNVINGGSHAGNKLAMQEFMILPTGATSFTEAMKIGSEVYHHLKNVIKAKFGLDATAVGDEGGFAPNILENKEALNLIQDAIAKAGYTGKVEIGMDVAASEFHKDGKYDLDFKNPKSDASAWLTPDALEQLYQGFIKDFPIVSIEDPFDQDHWDAWSKITANTTIQIVGDDLTVTNPKRIATAVEKKACNCLLLKVNQIGSVTESINAHLLAKKNGWGTMVSHRSGETEDTFIADLVVGLSTGQIKTGAPCRSERLAKYNQILRIEEELGAGAKYAGKSFRHPQ encoded by the exons ATGCCGTTCCAGAGCATCAAGGCCCGTCAAATTTTCGACTCCCGCGGTAACCCAACCGTTGAGGTCGATCTGGTCACCGATCTTGGCCTGTTCCGTGCCGCCGTCCCGTCCGGTGCGTCCACTGGCGTCCACGAGGCGCTGGAGCTGCGCGACAACGAGAAGGCCAACTGGCATGGCAAGGGTGTCCTGAAGGCGGTTGAGAACATCAACAAGACCATTGCACCGGCCGTTCTTGCTTCGGGTCTCTGCGTTACCCAGCAGAAGGAG CTTGATGAACTGATGCTGAAGCTTGACGGAACCGAGAACAAGTCGAAGCTTGGAGCTAACGCCATTTTGGGTGTGTCGCTGGCCATCTGCAAGGCTGGCGCAGCCAAGAAGGGAGTGCCGCTGTACAAGCACATTGCCGATCTGGCTGGAAACAGCAACATCATCCTGCCGGTGCCGGCCTTCAACGTCATCAACGGTGGTAGCCATGCCGGCAACAAGCTGGCCATGCAGGAGTTCATGATCCTGCCGACCGGTGCTACCTCGTTCACCGAGGCGATGAAGATTGGCAGCGAGGTGTACCATCATCTCAAGAACGTGATCAAGGCCAAGTTCGGACTGGACGCGACGGCCGTCGGTGATGAGGGTGGTTTCGCCCCGAACATTCTGGAGAACAAGGAGGCCCTGAACCTGATCCAGGATGCCATCGCAAAGGCTGGCTACACCGGCAAGGTTGAGATCGGTATGGACGTCGCCGCTTCGGAGTTCCACAAGGACGGCAAGTACGATCTGGACTTCAAGAACCCGAAGTCAGACGCGAGCGCCTGGTTGACCCCGGACGCGCTCGAGCAGCTGTACCAGGGCTTCATCAAGGACTTCCCGATCGTGAGCATTGAGGATCCGTTCGACCAGGACCACTGGGACGCGTGGAGCAAGATCACCGCCAACACGACCATCCAGATCGTCGGCGATGATCTGACGGTGACCAACCCGAAGCGCATCGCGACTGCGGTCGAGAAGAAGGCCTGCAACTGCCTGCTGCTGAAGGTCAACCAGATTGGCTCGGTTACCGAATCGATCAATGCGCATCTGCTGGCGAAGAAGAACGGCTGGGGTACCATGGTGTCGCATCGTTCCGGCGAAACGGAGGATACGTTCATCGCCGATCTCGTCGTCGGTCTGAGCACTGGCCAGATCAAGACGGGAGCCCCGTGCCGGTCGGAGCGTTTGGCCAAGTACAACCAGATTCTGCGCATCGAGGAGGAGCTCGGCGCTGGCGCTAAGTACGCTGGCAAGAGCTTCCGCCACCCGCAGTAA